Proteins encoded by one window of Gammaproteobacteria bacterium:
- the ispA gene encoding geranyl diphosphate/farnesyl diphosphate synthase, which translates to MVSNLSTVESFVVHCQKRVEEALCHWLPTIHAAPTNLHQAMHYAVLEGGKRIRPLLVYATGRSLGISSEALDAPACAIELIHAYSLVHDDLPLMDNDDLRRGKPTCHKMFGEVTALLAGDALQSLAFHILAHAPRTLGEDRLRMVETLALSAGSRGMAGGQAMDLAAEGREITLPELELIHIHKTGALIRASVLFGIYACPEMVGTKRHEYLDHYAKCIGLAFQIQDDVLDVEGDTRILGKRQGADAAHDKSTYPSLMGLSAAKERAAELQEEALDSLAIFDDSADVLRWLATYIVRRSH; encoded by the coding sequence ATGGTATCAAATCTGTCAACCGTGGAAAGCTTCGTGGTGCATTGTCAAAAACGAGTTGAAGAGGCGCTATGCCACTGGCTCCCCACCATTCATGCCGCGCCCACTAATCTCCATCAAGCAATGCACTATGCAGTTTTAGAGGGTGGTAAACGGATACGTCCCCTTTTAGTCTACGCCACGGGTCGCTCCTTGGGCATTTCGTCTGAAGCCCTGGATGCCCCTGCCTGTGCCATAGAATTAATTCATGCTTATTCGTTAGTTCATGATGACCTTCCATTAATGGATAACGATGATTTGCGTCGGGGAAAACCTACTTGTCACAAGATGTTTGGCGAAGTTACCGCACTATTAGCCGGGGATGCCTTGCAGAGCCTAGCCTTTCATATCTTGGCTCATGCTCCCCGGACTCTAGGGGAAGATCGTTTACGTATGGTGGAAACTCTAGCACTGTCTGCGGGTTCTCGGGGCATGGCTGGCGGTCAGGCCATGGATCTTGCCGCTGAGGGACGGGAAATTACGCTGCCCGAACTGGAACTCATCCATATTCATAAAACCGGAGCACTTATTCGCGCCAGTGTTTTATTCGGGATCTATGCTTGCCCGGAGATGGTCGGCACGAAGCGCCATGAATATCTTGATCATTATGCCAAATGTATTGGACTGGCTTTCCAAATTCAGGACGATGTGCTGGATGTTGAAGGAGATACCCGAATTCTTGGCAAACGACAGGGAGCTGATGCCGCTCATGATAAGTCCACTTACCCATCGCTGATGGGACTGTCCGCTGCTAAGGAACGCGCTGCCGAACTTCAGGAAGAGGCGTTGGACAGTTTGGCGATTTTTGATGACTCCGCCGACGTGCTTCGTTGGTTGGCAACTTACATAGTACGTCGTAGTCATTGA
- a CDS encoding conserved hypothetical protein (Evidence 4 : Unknown function but conserved in other organisms), with protein sequence MKLLSTRISRNQAITLIIFIFSSALPMAIYAACPSSNKIFSFVAEIQSGCGSFGTTTASSFLNKLKTNGLRSLTGMNYTGSEVLNIDGNFNRLPISLSFPNLGSSGEGALLVLKIPDLGITKAFQGDTRDKSRKMMENYIKKGNIIGEIMKKQAANSPYSPIAGPGGLIPTLTASSFNENFTNSATNIAGPRTDSNEKLNNLIGVALNFNSMKVLDTTTKVTSLPLSYTIRNDIDPRRLLTISLPLTMIDTDGAKSYSGALGVSYRVPMSDNWTLTPNAMMGTVGSKDLASMSSAIATSITSTYILELDNFDLTMGNQIGYSRTVKVKSGDYSANPNIDNITFRNGLMLSQPVIFNDQKMSVEYSIIDTRYTGTAFYVDNTQEIGITLGTNKRAYSARSFLRGGVTFIRGKDTNGVTANFGYWF encoded by the coding sequence ATGAAATTATTATCAACGCGTATTTCTAGAAATCAAGCTATTACGCTTATTATATTCATTTTTTCATCAGCATTACCCATGGCTATATATGCTGCCTGTCCATCTTCTAATAAAATTTTTTCATTTGTAGCCGAAATACAATCAGGATGTGGTAGTTTTGGAACTACCACGGCTAGTTCATTTCTTAATAAATTAAAAACAAATGGGCTGCGCTCCTTGACAGGAATGAATTACACTGGTTCCGAAGTCTTGAATATTGATGGTAATTTTAATCGTCTTCCCATCTCTTTATCTTTTCCTAATCTTGGTTCAAGTGGCGAGGGCGCATTACTTGTTTTAAAAATTCCTGATTTAGGTATTACTAAAGCATTTCAGGGTGATACTCGTGATAAGAGTCGAAAGATGATGGAGAATTATATTAAAAAGGGAAATATCATAGGAGAAATCATGAAAAAACAAGCAGCGAATTCTCCTTATAGTCCAATTGCAGGACCGGGTGGTTTAATTCCGACATTGACGGCATCTAGTTTCAACGAAAATTTTACTAACAGTGCCACTAATATTGCTGGTCCACGCACTGATAGTAATGAAAAATTAAATAATTTAATTGGAGTAGCTCTTAATTTCAATTCGATGAAAGTTCTTGACACGACCACTAAAGTTACTTCTTTGCCTTTATCTTATACTATTCGTAACGATATTGATCCACGCCGTCTATTAACTATTAGCCTACCGCTCACCATGATTGACACTGACGGCGCAAAATCCTACTCAGGTGCCTTGGGCGTCTCTTATCGAGTACCGATGTCCGATAATTGGACTTTGACTCCCAATGCCATGATGGGCACGGTCGGTTCCAAAGATTTAGCGAGCATGTCCTCAGCGATTGCTACATCAATTACTAGCACCTATATCTTGGAGCTGGATAATTTTGACTTGACCATGGGCAACCAGATTGGTTATAGCAGAACAGTTAAGGTAAAATCAGGTGATTATTCAGCAAATCCTAATATTGATAATATTACTTTTCGTAATGGCTTGATGCTGTCGCAACCAGTAATCTTTAATGATCAAAAAATGTCCGTTGAATATTCCATTATTGATACTCGTTACACTGGTACCGCGTTTTACGTTGATAATACTCAGGAAATTGGAATTACTCTAGGCACGAATAAACGCGCATATAGTGCTCGTAGTTTTTTACGCGGCGGAGTAACTTTCATTCGTGGTAAGGATACTAATGGTGTTACCGCTAATTTTGGGTACTGGTTTTAG